Proteins co-encoded in one Pseudomonas beijingensis genomic window:
- the tssG gene encoding type VI secretion system baseplate subunit TssG has protein sequence MATPSRQTPGALNLNERLRRDPQRFEWLQALLLLEREHPQAEPLGSGTAPHAEALRLRGPLTPLFAASEVESLSQEPGLPPTLITPIFGLGGPDGPLPYAYQEWLQQRARAKDHAPAEFLDLFQHRLLSLLYKVMRKHRIALGFTAPGASAVHAQLRALTGLLPKALQERQAAPDSAVLACTALYADGRRSLDGFAAIVREQFGLPVELSAYEGGWREIPPASRSRLQPGGRNLRLGRNAVAGTRVWDEHAGVRLTLGPLSTAQASGLLPTGETHPLLASLYALYFGPDLDCTLVLLVRGAGPLQLGRQAAPRLNWNGGLQRQSSLAVQRIETRLRQPEIA, from the coding sequence ATGGCAACCCCAAGCCGGCAAACCCCTGGTGCTCTGAACCTGAACGAGCGATTGCGGCGCGACCCGCAACGCTTCGAATGGCTCCAGGCCTTGCTGTTGCTCGAACGCGAACACCCCCAGGCCGAACCCTTGGGCAGCGGCACCGCGCCGCACGCCGAAGCCTTGCGCCTGCGCGGGCCCTTGACGCCGCTGTTCGCCGCCAGTGAAGTCGAGAGCCTGAGCCAGGAACCCGGTCTGCCACCGACCTTGATCACACCGATCTTCGGCCTCGGCGGCCCGGACGGCCCGTTGCCCTACGCCTACCAGGAATGGCTGCAACAACGGGCGCGGGCGAAGGATCATGCCCCGGCGGAATTCCTCGACCTATTCCAGCATCGCCTGCTCAGCCTGCTTTACAAGGTGATGCGCAAGCATCGCATCGCCCTCGGTTTCACCGCCCCAGGCGCGTCCGCCGTACACGCGCAACTGCGCGCGTTGACCGGCCTGCTGCCCAAGGCCTTGCAGGAACGCCAGGCCGCGCCCGACTCGGCGGTCCTGGCCTGCACCGCGCTGTACGCCGATGGCCGGCGCTCCCTGGACGGGTTCGCGGCGATTGTCCGTGAACAGTTCGGCTTGCCCGTGGAGCTGAGTGCCTATGAAGGGGGCTGGCGTGAAATCCCACCGGCCAGCCGTAGCCGCTTGCAACCGGGCGGACGCAACCTGCGCCTGGGCCGCAACGCGGTGGCCGGCACCCGGGTCTGGGACGAACACGCCGGCGTGCGCCTGACCCTCGGCCCACTGAGCACGGCCCAGGCCAGCGGATTGCTGCCCACCGGCGAGACTCATCCGCTGCTCGCCAGCCTTTACGCCCTGTATTTCGGCCCTGACCTGGATTGCACCCTGGTGCTGCTGGTCCGCGGCGCCGGCCCGCTGCAACTGGGCCGTCAGGCAGCGCCACGGCTGAACTGGAACGGCGGCCTGCAACGCCAGTCGAGCCTGGCCGTGCAACGGATCGAAACCCGCCTTCGTCAGCCGGAGATCGCCTGA
- the tssH gene encoding type VI secretion system ATPase TssH produces MELASLIGRLNPDNRRALERAAQRCMQRSHHYVEIEHLLLELLDIEGGDFACLLPRFGLERDAVAAETNKALDLFKSGSTRTPALSAQTIGLLEDAVVQASVLGLESIRSGLLLLALLDRDERRSLLLNSASSLLRIPRDALRAHLLEWTESSREHVGGVRSAKPGEAPQKQDPVLDQYTQDLTADARDGRIDPIVGRDGEIRQCIDILLRRRQNNPILVGAPGVGKTAVVEGLALRIAAGDVPPSLQEVTLRVLDLGLLQAGAGVKGEFEQRLKGVIDAVRNAEKPIILFIDEAHTLIGAGGAEGGSDAANLLKPALARGELRTLAATTWLEYKKYFEKDPALARRFQLVQVEEPDELTAVEMLRGVASKLEQHHGVQVLDAAIHEAVKLSHRYISGRQLPDKAISVLDTACARVALGQHDVPPPLESLRHRQNSLKDEVERLRREQATGLDHRERITLLESESTSNVQAIRELETRWGEEREAVRELLDTRRELLALSERADSEKADTEIDNRIDHLAAELLRLEAGLDAIRQDDPLVPEQVDSKTVAAVIAGWTGIPVGKMLADEAHAVRTLGQRMGQRVMGQGTALNTIAQRLQAYRAGLTDPQKPVGVFLLVGPTGVGKTETAYALADALYGGERNLISINLSEYQEAHTVSQLKGAPPGYVGYGSGGVLTEAVRRKPYSVVLLDEIEKAHPDVLEAFYNVFDKGLMEDGTGLVVDFKNTVMLATSNVGAELLLDTPVAQVGSDDFNEALHKVLLQAFRPAFLARMTVVAYRPLDEATLEGIVLAKLEKLRGRYKAATGKQFEFDAGIVKAVLAKCSAAGARDVENVLMTQVTGKLAEWVLE; encoded by the coding sequence ATGGAACTGGCCAGCCTGATCGGGCGCCTCAACCCGGACAACCGCCGCGCCCTGGAACGGGCCGCGCAACGCTGCATGCAGCGCAGCCATCACTATGTGGAAATCGAACACCTGCTGCTGGAGTTGCTCGACATCGAAGGCGGTGACTTCGCCTGCCTGCTGCCGCGTTTCGGCCTGGAGCGTGACGCGGTGGCCGCGGAAACCAACAAGGCCCTGGACCTGTTCAAGTCCGGCAGCACTCGTACACCCGCCCTGTCGGCGCAGACCATCGGCCTGTTGGAAGACGCCGTGGTCCAGGCCAGTGTGCTGGGTCTGGAGAGCATCCGCTCCGGGCTGTTGCTCCTGGCACTGCTGGACCGTGATGAACGCCGCAGCCTGCTGCTCAACAGCGCCTCGTCGCTGCTGCGCATTCCTCGCGACGCCCTGCGCGCCCATCTCTTGGAATGGACCGAAAGCTCCCGCGAGCATGTCGGTGGCGTGCGCTCGGCCAAACCCGGCGAGGCACCACAGAAACAGGACCCGGTGCTCGACCAGTACACCCAGGACCTGACCGCCGACGCCCGGGACGGCCGCATCGACCCCATCGTCGGCCGCGATGGGGAAATTCGCCAGTGCATCGACATCCTGCTCCGACGCCGGCAGAACAACCCGATCCTGGTGGGCGCGCCGGGCGTCGGCAAGACCGCCGTGGTGGAAGGCCTGGCCCTGCGTATCGCCGCCGGGGATGTGCCGCCATCGTTGCAGGAAGTCACCCTGCGCGTCTTGGACCTGGGCCTGTTGCAGGCCGGCGCGGGCGTCAAGGGTGAGTTCGAGCAACGCCTCAAGGGCGTCATCGATGCGGTACGCAACGCCGAAAAACCGATCATCCTGTTCATCGACGAGGCCCACACGCTGATCGGTGCGGGCGGTGCAGAAGGCGGCAGCGACGCGGCCAATCTGCTCAAGCCGGCCCTGGCCCGGGGCGAACTGCGCACTCTGGCCGCCACCACCTGGCTGGAATATAAAAAATATTTCGAGAAAGACCCCGCCCTGGCCCGCCGCTTCCAGTTGGTGCAAGTCGAAGAGCCGGACGAACTCACCGCCGTGGAAATGCTCCGTGGCGTGGCGAGCAAACTGGAGCAGCACCACGGCGTGCAGGTGTTGGATGCCGCCATCCACGAGGCAGTGAAGCTGTCCCACCGCTACATCTCCGGGCGCCAGTTGCCGGACAAAGCCATCAGCGTGCTCGACACCGCCTGCGCCCGAGTCGCCCTCGGCCAGCACGACGTACCGCCGCCGCTGGAAAGCCTGCGCCACCGGCAGAACAGCCTCAAGGATGAAGTTGAACGCCTGCGTCGCGAACAGGCCACCGGGCTCGATCACCGCGAACGCATCACCCTGCTGGAGAGCGAATCGACCAGCAACGTACAAGCCATCCGCGAGCTGGAAACCCGTTGGGGCGAAGAGCGCGAAGCGGTGCGCGAACTGCTCGACACCCGGCGCGAACTGCTCGCCCTGAGCGAACGTGCCGACAGTGAAAAAGCCGACACCGAGATCGATAACCGCATCGACCACCTGGCCGCCGAGCTGCTGCGCCTGGAAGCCGGCCTCGATGCCATTCGCCAGGACGATCCGCTGGTGCCCGAACAGGTGGACAGCAAGACCGTCGCCGCGGTGATCGCCGGCTGGACCGGCATCCCAGTCGGCAAGATGCTCGCCGACGAAGCCCACGCCGTGCGCACCCTCGGCCAGCGCATGGGCCAGCGGGTGATGGGCCAGGGCACGGCCCTGAACACCATCGCCCAACGCCTGCAAGCCTACCGCGCCGGCCTCACCGACCCACAGAAACCGGTCGGCGTGTTCCTGCTGGTGGGGCCCACCGGCGTGGGCAAGACCGAAACCGCCTACGCCTTGGCCGATGCTCTGTACGGTGGTGAACGCAACCTGATCAGTATCAACCTCTCGGAGTACCAGGAAGCCCACACCGTCAGCCAACTCAAAGGCGCCCCGCCCGGCTACGTCGGCTACGGCAGCGGCGGCGTGCTCACCGAAGCGGTGCGGCGCAAACCCTACTCCGTGGTGTTGCTGGATGAAATCGAAAAGGCCCACCCGGACGTGCTCGAAGCCTTCTACAACGTCTTCGACAAAGGCCTGATGGAAGACGGCACCGGCCTGGTGGTGGACTTCAAGAACACCGTGATGCTCGCCACCAGCAACGTCGGCGCCGAACTGCTGCTGGACACGCCAGTGGCGCAAGTGGGCAGCGACGACTTCAACGAAGCCTTGCACAAGGTGCTGCTGCAAGCGTTCCGCCCGGCGTTCCTGGCGCGCATGACGGTGGTCGCGTACCGGCCGCTGGATGAAGCGACGCTGGAAGGCATCGTGCTGGCGAAGTTGGAGAAATTGCGCGGGCGCTACAAGGCCGCGACCGGCAAACAGTTCGAGTTCGATGCCGGGATCGTCAAGGCCGTGTTGGCCAAATGCAGCGCGGCGGGGGCACGGGACGTCGAGAATGTGTTGATGACGCAGGTGACGGGAAAATTGGCGGAGTGGGTACTGGAGTAA
- a CDS encoding endonuclease/exonuclease/phosphatase family protein: MRIGSFNVEKNGKSSTLEKQTQVDIFLYNCCSSNYWDADIIFLCEIHSAQIDNYRSNLAAIYKNYSVHAFTGGYSNAYIVMVKSFEQLQVISQGSLFTLNRDLIAVEANGVKGYTGYVFLAHFKSGQNGVTKSQLKSCTALGGKWVATGDLNLDYQNVGQLDTAGLAYECWNGQQTQSKGGILDWVLASADVKVVPVDITGLAQVFDMSGPDHRPILFDVTS; the protein is encoded by the coding sequence ATGAGAATCGGCAGCTTCAACGTTGAAAAAAACGGCAAGTCTTCCACCCTGGAAAAGCAAACCCAGGTGGATATCTTTCTCTACAACTGTTGCTCCAGTAACTACTGGGACGCGGACATCATTTTTTTGTGCGAAATACATTCGGCACAAATCGACAACTACCGCTCAAACCTGGCGGCCATCTACAAGAACTACAGTGTCCATGCGTTTACTGGCGGCTACTCGAACGCCTACATCGTCATGGTCAAGAGCTTTGAGCAATTGCAAGTGATCAGCCAGGGCAGCCTGTTTACCCTGAACAGGGACTTGATTGCGGTGGAGGCCAACGGTGTGAAGGGTTATACCGGCTACGTGTTCCTCGCACACTTCAAGTCCGGCCAGAATGGCGTGACCAAGAGCCAGCTCAAATCCTGTACGGCCCTGGGCGGTAAATGGGTCGCGACAGGTGACCTTAATCTGGATTATCAAAACGTCGGACAGCTCGATACGGCGGGGCTTGCCTATGAGTGTTGGAACGGCCAGCAGACCCAGAGCAAGGGCGGCATTCTCGACTGGGTTCTGGCATCGGCGGACGTGAAGGTCGTGCCGGTCGACATCACCGGGCTTGCCCAGGTGTTCGATATGTCCGGCCCCGATCACCGCCCCATCCTCTTCGATGTGACGAGCTGA
- the tssI gene encoding type VI secretion system tip protein TssI/VgrG — translation MPRSTDSNTTLSLTASSLSALYPDSLSGEERLNALGSHTLNGINDGASLDLTTAVASHVTTTLHQDALLRPLDWLVAEIRQLPADATAERYQLLLRPWLWWLSLASNNRVFQNLATSDIVTTIFKAHGFTDFQLKLSGSYTPREYCVQYGETDLAFVSRLLEEDGIFWFFSHEDGKHTLILADSNDAFVPIPNGPTVNYLGQKLGERELHGIRSGQVCLQAVAGVYQATDYEFTTPTTSLFSQAEAVAGPSSMYEHPGSYTAKAQGDALTKQRVDGLRSQEKRFVGESDCRWLVPGYWFTLAGHEDTTLNIDWVVTSVNHEASHDSYRNRFEAIPKATAYRPARVTAKPRMRTQTAVVVGKAGEEIWTDEYGRIKLQFPWDRTGKNDETSSCWVRVVLPWSGKGFGMQFVPRIGQEVIVTFIDGDPDRPLVTGCVYNGDNALPYALPANQTQSGIKTNSSKGGGGFNELRFEDKKDAEEVFLQAQKDFNINVLNDTTATVGHDETLTVQNARTRTVKDGDETVTLEKGKRSVTIQTGSDSLDVKDTRTVTVGSDQTHSTGGDYDHKVTGNYSLTVDGNLTIKVSGTLTLQSGGSFAIKSGADLAAQASTSISHKAGTALSNQAGTSLENKAGTTLTNDAGISLVNKAAAEQTVDGGGMLTIKGGLVKVN, via the coding sequence ATGCCCCGCTCCACCGACAGCAACACCACCCTTTCCCTCACCGCCAGCTCGCTGTCGGCGCTGTACCCCGATTCGCTGTCCGGCGAAGAACGCCTCAACGCCTTGGGCTCGCACACCCTCAACGGCATCAACGACGGCGCCTCGCTGGACCTCACGACGGCCGTCGCCAGCCATGTGACCACCACGCTGCACCAGGACGCCTTGCTGCGCCCGCTGGATTGGCTGGTGGCCGAGATTCGCCAACTGCCGGCCGATGCCACCGCCGAGCGTTATCAGCTTTTGCTCCGGCCCTGGCTCTGGTGGTTGAGCCTGGCCAGCAACAACCGCGTGTTCCAGAACCTCGCCACCTCGGACATCGTCACCACGATTTTCAAGGCCCACGGTTTCACCGATTTCCAACTCAAGCTCAGCGGTAGCTACACACCCCGCGAGTACTGCGTGCAATACGGCGAAACCGACCTGGCCTTCGTCTCGCGCCTGCTGGAGGAAGACGGGATTTTCTGGTTCTTCAGCCATGAAGACGGCAAGCACACACTGATACTGGCCGACAGCAACGACGCCTTCGTGCCCATCCCCAATGGCCCGACGGTGAATTATCTCGGACAGAAACTGGGGGAGCGAGAGCTGCACGGCATCCGCTCAGGGCAAGTGTGCCTGCAAGCGGTGGCCGGGGTTTACCAGGCCACCGATTATGAGTTCACCACGCCGACCACCTCGCTCTTCAGCCAGGCCGAAGCCGTGGCCGGGCCGAGTTCGATGTATGAGCATCCGGGCAGCTATACCGCCAAGGCGCAGGGCGATGCGTTGACCAAGCAGCGAGTGGATGGCCTGCGCAGCCAGGAGAAACGTTTTGTCGGCGAAAGCGATTGCCGCTGGCTGGTGCCAGGGTATTGGTTCACCCTCGCCGGCCATGAAGATACGACGTTGAATATCGATTGGGTGGTGACGTCGGTCAACCATGAAGCCAGCCACGACAGCTACCGCAACCGCTTCGAAGCGATCCCCAAGGCCACGGCTTATCGACCGGCCCGCGTCACGGCAAAACCGCGCATGCGCACCCAGACGGCCGTAGTGGTGGGCAAGGCCGGCGAAGAAATCTGGACCGATGAATACGGCCGGATCAAGTTGCAATTCCCCTGGGACCGCACCGGCAAGAACGACGAGACTTCCTCCTGCTGGGTGCGCGTGGTCTTGCCTTGGAGCGGCAAAGGCTTTGGCATGCAGTTCGTGCCGCGCATCGGCCAGGAAGTCATCGTGACCTTCATCGACGGCGACCCGGATCGTCCCCTGGTCACCGGTTGCGTCTACAACGGCGACAACGCCCTGCCCTACGCGCTGCCGGCGAACCAGACCCAATCCGGAATCAAGACCAACTCGTCCAAGGGTGGCGGTGGTTTCAACGAGTTGCGCTTCGAAGACAAGAAGGACGCCGAAGAGGTGTTTCTCCAGGCGCAAAAGGACTTCAATATCAACGTGCTCAACGACACCACCGCCACCGTCGGCCACGACGAAACCCTCACGGTGCAGAATGCCCGCACCCGCACGGTGAAGGATGGCGACGAAACCGTCACCCTGGAGAAAGGCAAGCGCAGCGTGACCATCCAGACCGGCAGCGACAGCCTCGATGTGAAGGACACCCGCACCGTCACCGTGGGCTCGGACCAGACCCACAGCACCGGTGGCGACTACGACCACAAGGTCACCGGTAACTACAGCCTGACGGTGGATGGCAACCTGACCATCAAGGTCAGCGGCACCCTGACCCTGCAAAGCGGCGGCAGCTTCGCCATCAAGAGCGGCGCGGACCTGGCGGCCCAGGCCAGCACCTCCATCAGCCACAAAGCCGGCACGGCCCTGAGCAACCAGGCCGGGACGTCATTGGAAAACAAGGCCGGAACCACCCTCACCAACGACGCCGGCATCAGCCTGGTGAACAAGGCGGCCGCCGAACAGACCGTGGACGGCGGCGGCATGCTGACCATCAAGGGTGGCCTGGTGAAGGTCAACTGA
- a CDS encoding toxin-antitoxin system YwqK family antitoxin yields MTTKRLDVERGDSRLDGELVDGRLDGPLQIEEAQRPQAKLNYSQGELQGTSTLYHPNGKVSAVLPFVKGKLQGVASFYAAEGGLQRQATYRRGLLHGEANNYFPDGQLAEAEVYRDGVRDGRYRRLHPNGNPAVEARYLNGQLLEPPHAYAEDGRPLDAEGKPISRLRWWFRRWNDPA; encoded by the coding sequence ATGACCACGAAAAGACTGGATGTGGAACGTGGTGACAGTCGGCTGGACGGGGAACTGGTCGATGGCCGGCTCGACGGCCCACTGCAGATCGAAGAAGCGCAACGCCCGCAAGCAAAACTCAACTACAGCCAAGGTGAACTGCAAGGCACCAGCACGTTGTATCACCCCAATGGCAAGGTCTCGGCGGTCTTGCCGTTCGTGAAGGGCAAATTACAGGGCGTGGCGAGCTTCTACGCGGCCGAAGGCGGCCTGCAACGCCAGGCCACCTACCGCCGCGGGTTGTTGCACGGTGAGGCGAACAACTACTTCCCCGACGGGCAACTGGCCGAAGCCGAGGTCTATCGCGACGGCGTGCGCGACGGTCGCTACCGCCGCCTGCACCCCAACGGCAACCCGGCGGTAGAAGCCCGCTACCTCAACGGCCAACTGCTGGAACCGCCCCACGCCTACGCCGAAGACGGCCGCCCACTGGACGCCGAGGGTAAACCGATCTCCCGGCTGCGTTGGTGGTTCAGGCGCTGGAATGACCCCGCTTAA
- a CDS encoding MBL fold metallo-hydrolase: MTTHLNTPAAKDGMHPDSNMNVHATAYEELVPSRYALKIGEIDVLVVSDGVLPLPTSTMSTNADPAARAAWFKDMFLGPDAFDWALNVLVVRSGEQTILVDAGLGGQFPGFPRAGQFPKRLAAAGIDLASVTDVVITHMHMDHIGGLLVDEVKHRLRPDVRIHVAAIEVAFWAAPDFSHTVMPSPVPDVLRATAEQFMHEYHDKLCTFEETYEVAPGVVVKRTGGHTPGHSVVHVTCGEERLTFAGDALFPVAFDHPDWHNGFEHDPEESVRVRVRLMQEAAASGELLVATHLPFPSVGRVAVDGDAFRWVAAYWDY, from the coding sequence ATGACCACCCATTTGAACACCCCTGCTGCAAAGGACGGAATGCATCCGGATTCAAACATGAACGTGCACGCGACTGCGTACGAGGAGTTGGTCCCTTCGCGTTATGCGCTGAAGATTGGTGAGATCGACGTGCTGGTGGTCAGCGATGGGGTATTGCCGCTGCCGACCTCGACGATGTCCACCAATGCCGACCCAGCCGCCCGCGCGGCTTGGTTCAAGGACATGTTCCTGGGCCCGGACGCCTTCGATTGGGCGCTGAACGTGCTGGTGGTGCGCAGCGGCGAACAAACCATACTGGTGGATGCCGGGCTTGGCGGCCAGTTCCCCGGTTTCCCACGGGCCGGGCAGTTCCCCAAGCGCCTGGCTGCCGCCGGTATCGATCTCGCCTCGGTGACCGACGTGGTGATTACCCACATGCACATGGACCACATTGGCGGGCTGCTGGTCGATGAGGTGAAGCACCGGCTGCGTCCGGACGTACGGATCCATGTCGCGGCGATCGAGGTAGCGTTTTGGGCGGCGCCGGATTTCTCCCACACCGTCATGCCCTCGCCGGTACCGGACGTGCTGCGCGCCACCGCCGAGCAATTCATGCACGAGTACCACGACAAACTGTGCACATTCGAGGAAACCTACGAGGTCGCGCCGGGCGTGGTCGTCAAGCGCACCGGCGGCCATACCCCGGGGCACAGCGTGGTCCACGTGACCTGCGGCGAGGAGCGGTTGACGTTCGCCGGCGATGCCTTGTTCCCGGTCGCCTTCGACCACCCCGACTGGCACAACGGCTTTGAACATGACCCTGAAGAATCGGTCCGCGTTCGGGTCCGCCTGATGCAAGAAGCGGCGGCGTCCGGTGAGCTGCTGGTCGCCACTCACCTGCCGTTCCCCTCCGTTGGCCGAGTGGCGGTCGACGGTGACGCCTTTCGCTGGGTTGCGGCCTATTGGGACTACTGA
- a CDS encoding diaminobutyrate--2-oxoglutarate transaminase, which produces MSAFSNVTAGGAQQLRLLHTGLSSPYCLDSTPLLERQQQQESNARSYPRRIPLVLERAHGIYVQDSRGQVFVDCLAGAGTLALGHNHPVIVEAITQVMAAGVPMHTLDLMTPVKDAFVQEIFACLPSEFARHARIQFCGPSGADAVEAALKLTRTATGRHSVLAFEGAYHGMTLGTLAISGNLSPKNALGALMPGVQRLPFPHDYRCPFGVAGDQAVTLNVRYLEHLLNDPESGVTAPAAMILEPIQGEGGVIAAPDRWLQELRRLTQAHSIPLIVDEIQCGIARSGRMFGFEQSGITPDVITLSKAIGGGLPLSVMVYHESLDVWQPGAHAGTFRGNQLAMAAGTATLRFIRDQGLVQHAETVGAHLQKQLQALQNEFAWIGDVRGRGLMLGMEIVDPQGTPDVQGHPPVDTARAKAFQQACLKHGLIVELGGRHGATVRFLPPLIITEQEIDFVGKILFQAASTINERPAR; this is translated from the coding sequence ATGAGTGCTTTTTCGAATGTCACAGCAGGTGGCGCGCAACAGCTACGCCTGTTGCACACCGGTCTGTCGAGCCCCTACTGCCTCGACTCGACGCCGCTGCTGGAGCGTCAGCAACAGCAGGAGTCCAACGCCCGCAGTTACCCGCGACGCATTCCTCTGGTGCTTGAAAGGGCCCATGGCATTTATGTGCAGGACAGCCGAGGGCAAGTGTTCGTCGATTGCCTGGCCGGTGCTGGAACCCTGGCCCTGGGGCACAACCACCCGGTGATCGTCGAAGCCATCACCCAGGTCATGGCGGCCGGTGTGCCGATGCATACCCTGGACCTCATGACACCTGTGAAGGACGCATTCGTCCAGGAAATTTTCGCGTGCCTGCCCAGCGAGTTCGCTCGTCACGCGCGCATTCAATTCTGCGGCCCGAGTGGGGCTGATGCGGTCGAGGCCGCGCTCAAGTTGACCCGTACCGCCACCGGGCGGCATTCGGTCCTGGCGTTCGAAGGGGCCTATCACGGGATGACCTTGGGCACGCTGGCCATCAGCGGCAACCTGTCGCCGAAAAATGCCCTGGGCGCGTTGATGCCCGGGGTACAGCGCCTGCCGTTCCCTCACGATTATCGTTGCCCGTTCGGGGTGGCCGGCGATCAAGCGGTCACGTTGAACGTGCGTTACCTCGAACATTTGCTCAACGACCCGGAAAGCGGGGTGACCGCACCGGCGGCGATGATCCTGGAGCCGATCCAGGGCGAGGGCGGAGTGATTGCCGCGCCGGACCGTTGGCTGCAGGAGCTGCGCCGGTTGACCCAGGCCCACAGCATTCCGCTGATCGTCGACGAGATCCAGTGCGGCATTGCCCGCAGCGGCCGGATGTTCGGCTTCGAGCAATCGGGCATCACCCCGGATGTCATCACCCTGTCCAAAGCCATTGGCGGCGGGTTGCCGCTGTCGGTGATGGTCTACCACGAGTCGCTGGACGTCTGGCAGCCGGGTGCCCACGCCGGCACGTTCCGTGGCAATCAGTTGGCGATGGCGGCGGGTACCGCGACCTTGCGCTTCATCCGCGATCAAGGCTTGGTCCAGCACGCCGAAACGGTGGGGGCTCACCTGCAAAAGCAATTGCAGGCACTGCAAAACGAGTTCGCCTGGATCGGCGATGTGCGTGGACGTGGCCTGATGCTCGGCATGGAAATCGTCGACCCGCAGGGCACCCCTGATGTACAGGGTCATCCGCCGGTGGACACGGCCCGGGCCAAGGCTTTCCAACAGGCGTGCTTGAAGCACGGACTGATCGTTGAACTGGGCGGCCGCCACGGCGCGACCGTGCGCTTCCTGCCGCCGTTGATCATCACCGAGCAGGAAATCGATTTCGTCGGGAAAATCCTGTTCCAGGCCGCGAGCACGATCAACGAGCGGCCCGCACGCTGA